Proteins encoded together in one Entomobacter blattae window:
- a CDS encoding chloride channel protein, with amino-acid sequence MTPKNGKGMVLWLYNLFFYKTAVGRFLRHFFRIRKVYSEERVSPFLPGGWMLCAPQTIRAMVRRDEIWITALAAVIGALAGLVVVCMNVLVRYVHRVLFDLHDGNFLSGQSYINPWRSFLIPTLGGLLLGVLGVAFTKIWPGRRIDPVEANALHGGRMSIRDSLIVVVQTLVSNGAGGSIGLESGFTQLSAAFGSRIGHYFRVRRWDLRLMVGCGAAGGIGAAFGAPLAGAFYAFELIMGTYSLSSLPPVATASICAILVTSALHHTANPVFIMTPQTFPLYSYFSLIGLGLVTALVGILVMWSVTVSENIFRKIPVPGFIRPMIGGAIVGSLGTITPAVLSSGHAALRIGLDGGFLFTTALLVLVLKILAVSISIGSGFRGGLFFASLFLGVLTGIVYGHILAFFGMQPLSGLVYALVGMSSMAVAVIGGPMTMVFLALEMTGNLPLTIAVLIAAVMSSLTVRRLFGYSFATWRFHLRGENIRSAVDVSWLRQLTVGHMMRKGFHSLSPEVTIAEARRAFPLGSDQFFVLEEAGMYTGIVYVPELYLEKSQDLEKPVSLLARNTARVLLPQMNVKEAIAAFEAAESDVLVVVENQDTMQVIGSLTEQYTLKRYSEELDKTRRELAGDVGP; translated from the coding sequence ATGACCCCTAAGAATGGTAAAGGCATGGTATTGTGGCTTTATAACCTGTTTTTTTATAAAACAGCGGTTGGCCGGTTTTTAAGGCATTTTTTTCGCATCCGGAAAGTCTACTCCGAAGAGCGCGTTTCACCCTTTTTGCCGGGCGGGTGGATGCTCTGCGCCCCACAAACCATACGCGCTATGGTCAGGCGTGATGAGATATGGATAACAGCTCTTGCTGCAGTGATTGGAGCTTTGGCAGGCCTTGTAGTGGTCTGCATGAATGTCTTAGTGCGTTATGTCCATCGAGTTTTGTTTGATCTTCATGATGGTAATTTTCTCTCAGGGCAAAGCTATATCAATCCGTGGAGGAGCTTTTTAATCCCAACATTAGGGGGGCTTCTCCTGGGAGTGTTGGGGGTGGCCTTTACTAAAATATGGCCTGGAAGGCGGATAGATCCTGTAGAGGCGAACGCCCTTCATGGGGGGCGTATGTCTATTCGCGATAGCCTCATTGTCGTGGTGCAGACTTTGGTTTCGAATGGGGCAGGGGGATCTATTGGTCTGGAATCGGGCTTTACACAGCTGAGTGCTGCTTTTGGTTCTCGAATTGGGCATTACTTTCGTGTAAGGCGGTGGGATCTGCGCCTTATGGTGGGGTGTGGAGCTGCAGGCGGTATAGGGGCAGCTTTTGGGGCTCCGCTTGCTGGTGCATTTTATGCTTTTGAGCTGATTATGGGAACGTATTCTCTCTCTAGTCTTCCGCCCGTGGCTACAGCTTCTATTTGTGCAATTTTGGTTACAAGTGCCTTGCACCATACGGCTAATCCCGTATTTATTATGACACCCCAGACATTTCCGCTTTACTCCTATTTCTCTTTGATAGGGTTGGGGTTGGTGACTGCCCTGGTTGGGATATTGGTCATGTGGAGTGTTACGGTTTCTGAAAATATTTTTAGAAAGATTCCGGTGCCAGGGTTTATCCGCCCCATGATTGGGGGGGCAATCGTGGGCAGCTTGGGCACTATCACGCCTGCTGTATTATCATCGGGGCATGCAGCCCTTCGGATCGGGTTGGATGGAGGGTTTTTATTTACGACTGCCCTCCTTGTTTTGGTGCTGAAAATCCTTGCAGTCAGCATTTCCATTGGATCTGGTTTTCGTGGGGGACTTTTTTTTGCCTCCTTATTTTTGGGGGTACTCACGGGGATAGTCTATGGGCATATTCTGGCTTTTTTTGGTATGCAGCCATTATCTGGTCTGGTTTATGCTTTAGTAGGGATGAGCTCCATGGCAGTAGCTGTCATTGGTGGCCCTATGACTATGGTGTTTCTTGCCTTGGAAATGACAGGGAATTTACCCTTAACCATTGCTGTGCTGATTGCTGCTGTGATGTCTTCCTTAACGGTAAGGCGCTTATTTGGATATTCCTTTGCAACTTGGCGGTTTCATTTACGAGGTGAGAATATTCGCTCTGCTGTCGATGTCAGTTGGTTACGCCAGCTTACTGTGGGGCATATGATGAGAAAGGGTTTTCATAGTCTTTCTCCAGAAGTTACCATTGCTGAGGCCAGAAGGGCCTTTCCTTTGGGATCAGATCAGTTTTTTGTTTTGGAAGAAGCAGGGATGTACACCGGTATTGTGTATGTACCAGAACTCTATTTGGAAAAGAGCCAGGATTTAGAAAAGCCTGTTAGCCTTCTGGCACGTAATACTGCCCGCGTTCTTCTACCACAAATGAATGTCAAGGAAGCCATAGCCGCTTTTGAGGCTGCAGAAAGTGATGTTCTTGTGGTGGTTGAAAACCAAGATACTATGCAGGTGATTGGCTCACTTACAGAACAATATACCTTAAAAAGATATAGTGAGGAACTAGATAAAACCCGTAGAGAATTAGCGGGGGATGTTGGTCCCTAA
- a CDS encoding NAD(P)H-quinone oxidoreductase has product MRTPPSKTLASLPTTMQGYTLPTFGEAEVLTLSPLPVPLPQKGEVLIKVKAFGINRPDILQRKGLYPLPDNASPLPGLEVAGNVVSLGEGVSTFQLEDQVCALTNGGGYAEYCCVPAGQCLPLPSHMDFKQAAALPETFFTVWSNLFMMSQLRPHNSLLVHGGSSGIGTTAIQMARAFGVTVFATAGSQEKCALCEELGAIPIHYKSQDFHTIIMQKTNQTGVNMILDMVGASYFENNLKTLTKEGTLILIALIGGAKATNANLGLVLRNRLTIRGTTLRPRSNAFKAEIAQQLYTKIWPLLEKGVIKPIVSKVYPFQDVVQAHKMMESGNLIGKIVIET; this is encoded by the coding sequence ATGCGCACACCCCCTTCCAAAACTTTGGCATCGCTTCCCACAACAATGCAAGGTTACACGCTCCCCACTTTTGGTGAAGCTGAGGTATTAACTCTATCGCCTTTGCCTGTTCCCTTACCACAGAAGGGGGAAGTTCTGATAAAAGTTAAGGCTTTTGGCATTAATCGTCCTGATATCCTTCAGCGTAAAGGGCTTTACCCTTTGCCTGATAATGCCTCTCCCCTACCAGGGCTAGAAGTCGCTGGAAACGTTGTCTCCCTGGGTGAAGGAGTTTCCACCTTTCAATTGGAGGATCAAGTTTGTGCTTTAACCAATGGTGGGGGGTATGCTGAATATTGTTGCGTACCGGCCGGGCAATGTCTACCGCTTCCTTCTCATATGGATTTTAAGCAGGCTGCTGCCCTTCCCGAAACGTTTTTCACAGTATGGTCTAATCTCTTCATGATGAGCCAACTACGCCCTCATAACAGCCTCCTCGTTCATGGTGGCAGCAGCGGAATAGGGACAACAGCTATCCAAATGGCGCGTGCTTTTGGAGTTACCGTCTTTGCAACCGCCGGAAGCCAAGAAAAATGTGCCTTATGCGAAGAGTTAGGCGCTATCCCCATTCATTACAAAAGCCAGGATTTTCATACCATAATCATGCAAAAAACCAACCAGACAGGGGTTAACATGATCTTAGATATGGTAGGGGCATCCTATTTTGAAAATAACCTAAAAACTCTCACTAAGGAGGGCACTCTTATTCTTATCGCCCTAATAGGGGGCGCAAAAGCGACTAATGCAAACCTTGGACTCGTGCTCAGGAACAGATTGACGATTAGAGGTACAACTCTCAGGCCGCGTTCTAATGCCTTTAAGGCAGAAATTGCACAACAACTCTATACCAAGATTTGGCCTTTACTGGAAAAAGGTGTGATTAAGCCTATTGTTTCAAAAGTCTACCCCTTTCAGGATGTTGTCCAGGCCCATAAAATGATGGAAAGCGGAAACCTTATCGGAAAAATTGTTATTGAGACCTAA
- a CDS encoding alpha/beta fold hydrolase encodes MKLATYPIHHTPWHEPPVLFLHGLFGKARNMQRFQKALFPTYDSLAMDLRNHGQSPHGETNLIVMAEDVKETLQAHHIPPCIVVGHSLGGKIGMLLALLYPELVKGLVVADIPPAVTGHGMKPLAEKMYQTPFPERFSYQGLNERQAAEQWLHHISDVPRIQQLLMQNIDFSLKNPPKWSIGVAEIWHGIDTIQGWPDLPPDLSYPGPCLFIKGECSPYITEDHFPLIKKLFPTYQLTILKEAGHWLQVDNREGFIESIVSFLYAISNKPFPSS; translated from the coding sequence ATGAAGCTTGCTACCTATCCTATTCACCATACGCCATGGCATGAACCGCCTGTTCTTTTTCTTCATGGCTTGTTTGGGAAAGCCCGCAACATGCAACGCTTTCAAAAAGCACTCTTCCCTACTTATGACTCCCTTGCCATGGATTTACGTAACCATGGGCAAAGTCCCCACGGAGAAACTAACCTTATAGTTATGGCCGAAGACGTAAAAGAGACACTTCAAGCGCACCACATTCCGCCTTGCATTGTTGTCGGCCATTCTCTCGGGGGGAAAATAGGCATGTTGCTGGCATTGCTCTATCCAGAACTGGTAAAAGGCCTTGTTGTTGCAGATATTCCCCCTGCTGTTACAGGGCATGGCATGAAGCCCCTGGCAGAGAAAATGTATCAGACCCCTTTTCCCGAGCGATTTTCATACCAAGGGCTCAACGAAAGGCAAGCCGCAGAGCAATGGTTACACCATATTTCTGATGTTCCTCGTATTCAGCAACTCCTTATGCAAAACATTGATTTTTCACTAAAAAACCCGCCAAAATGGTCTATTGGGGTTGCAGAAATCTGGCACGGAATTGATACCATACAAGGCTGGCCAGATCTTCCGCCCGACTTATCTTATCCTGGCCCTTGTCTTTTTATTAAAGGAGAATGTTCGCCTTATATAACAGAAGACCACTTTCCCTTGATAAAAAAACTTTTCCCCACCTATCAGCTCACAATCCTCAAGGAGGCTGGCCATTGGTTACAGGTTGACAACCGCGAAGGATTTATTGAATCTATAGTGTCTTTTTTATATGCTATTTCCAACAAACCATTCCCTTCCTCTTGA